One Salvelinus namaycush isolate Seneca chromosome 4, SaNama_1.0, whole genome shotgun sequence genomic window carries:
- the npm3 gene encoding nucleoplasmin-3 — protein MSHSHGEDDCCSEDHGSVGQSRLESYVFSCELSSKVPFYTFQGDEEEDLEHFLELRTVCLGEGAKEESNVVEVTAMNHQGKTISVPVANLHINCLPMVSLGEFELKAPVTIRLKSGTGPVTVSGLHLIASDNADSDLSSEEEDLDEEIIPIKPAKKKQKL, from the exons ATGTCGCACAGTCACGGAGAAGACGATTGCTGCTCGGAAGACCACGGGAGTGTTGGCCAATCGAGATTGGAGAGCTATGTATTCA GTTGTGAATTATCCTCCAAAGTACCGTTCTACACATTCCAAGGGGACGAAGAGGAGGATTTGGAACACTTTCTCGAACTACGGACG GTTTGCTTGGGAGAGGGAGCGAAGGAGGAGAGTAATGTGGTGGAGGTGACTGCTATGAACCACCAGGGGAAAACTATTTCTGTACCTGTCGCCAACCTCCATATCAACTGCCTGCCAATG GTGAGTCTTGGGGAGTTTGAGCTGAAGGCCCCTGTCACCATTAGACTGAAGTCGGGTACCGGACCAGTGACCGTTAGCGGTCTGCACCTCATTG CCTCTGACAACGCTGACTCTGACTTGTCTAGTGAAGAAGAAGACTTGGACGAAGAGATAATCCCCATCAAACCAGCCAAAAAGAAACAGAAGTTGTAA